In Acidobacteriota bacterium, the sequence GACCAAGCGATACCAGAGTGTTCGTCACCGACGTCCCGATGTTGGCCCCCATGATCATCGGCACCGCGGCCTCGACGCTTAACACGTTGCCTGCGACGAGCGCAACAATCGTCGAGGTCGTGACCGACGAAGACTGCACCAGCACCGTGGCCAACACCCCAACAAACAGCCCAGCCAGCGGATGATTGACCTGAGAGAAAAGCGAGTCCGTAAAATCGCTTCCGAACTCAGTGATGCCAGCCTCAAGAAGCTTGATTCCACCAAGAAACAGATAGAGGAGAGCAATTACCGCAACAGCACGCGCGGGACCAGGGATACGACGGGTCATTGGCCTGTGATCTGCTCGGGAGAGACTGTTGCGAGTATTCAAACCACAGCCCGGCCGTCCGTGCAAATCGTGGCGTCCACGCCCCCAGTGCCTACGTGGGAGACTGCTTTATCGCGTCGGAACGCGCTCTTCCTCGCCACGTGTAGTAGCCGAAACGCAGCATCACAAGAAAAGTCACGACGGTTACAAACACACGCTTCCACAGCGGTAGACTCGTCCGCCAGGTTTCCGGGGCACGGAGCAAAGTCGGCCCGATTGTGAACCGATCAGGATTTCCAGCCACGGTGTGCGCACCTCCGATAGTGATTGTGCCGTCTTGGTTTACCAAAGGAGACGACCGATCAATCTCCGCAAAGCGGCGGATGGCATCCACCACCGTGGCGGGGTTCGCCACCAAGTCTTCCATCCTGACGACAAGCGTCGGGAACCTACGTTTCAACAGGCTCAAGCCGACGGTGTTGAAGAAGATCCACTGGCGCACGATCCTAATGAACCTACGGGTTTCTAGACGCTCGACAGTTGTCCCAAATGTCACGGACTTTTGGCGCGACCAGCTTGCAATCACCGCGCGAGGGTCTCTGACGAGGTGGACAACACGCATGTCCACGCTATCCGCCGAGCCCGCAACCAGCGCAAACGCAGGCGTCTTTGAAGAGTCGACAACCGTGTCCACGCCACTCGCCGATGCTAGCGAACGGTATACGCCTGCGACGGTTTCAGCGAACGCATTGAAAGCGTCATCATCGCGGAGTCGGCGCCAACGCCACCCCTGGCGGATACGTGCAACAGCCATACGTTGCTCATTGATTGTTCTGATCTCATCCTGGACCGGATTCGGACCGACGACACCGAACCACGTCTCACACTCCGCGAGCAACCGGCCACACCCACAGAGATGTGCCGGGTCTTGAGCGACGGTCCACGTGTTCCAGATCTCGCCGAATGCCGCGACCCCTTCGACGGTGTCAAGAATGTCGTTGAGCACTGTCGTGCCGGACCTTCCGGCACCCGAAATGTATATGACGCGCGTTGATTGCATGTTCATGGAGCAGTGGTAGCTGCCGGTCTCCTCAGCTGGATGTAGGGTTCATCGGCGATTGCGGTGGGACGATACAGTGATTCCCCCCGCTACCCGTGACTCAGTTCACATGCGAACGTTTGACAGAGGGGTCCGGTCCACAAGAGTCCGACGATTGTGTGATGGCCCGAACAGTGTGCGGCCGTCATTGTGAGCAGCCTGACACACGCCCACACAGTGAGAATCGCTCTCTGATGCCGAGAGTCGCTCTCAAATTTGAGAGGAAGGAGACCGCAGATGAT encodes:
- a CDS encoding sulfotransferase, which encodes MNMQSTRVIYISGAGRSGTTVLNDILDTVEGVAAFGEIWNTWTVAQDPAHLCGCGRLLAECETWFGVVGPNPVQDEIRTINEQRMAVARIRQGWRWRRLRDDDAFNAFAETVAGVYRSLASASGVDTVVDSSKTPAFALVAGSADSVDMRVVHLVRDPRAVIASWSRQKSVTFGTTVERLETRRFIRIVRQWIFFNTVGLSLLKRRFPTLVVRMEDLVANPATVVDAIRRFAEIDRSSPLVNQDGTITIGGAHTVAGNPDRFTIGPTLLRAPETWRTSLPLWKRVFVTVVTFLVMLRFGYYTWRGRARSDAIKQSPT